CCGCCCGAAGAGCAGCGGGCGAGCGACGAAAAGCGCGCCCAGTCGATCGCGCTCGGCGGCAAGATGGGCTCGGCCGAGGACGCGGCCAACGTCAACGTCTTCCTGCTCAGCGACATGTCGAAATACCTGACCGGGCAGATCCTCTACGCCGACGGCGGCAAGGCTTTCGGGCGTTAGTCCCCACTTCCCGCTCACCCTGAGCTTGTCGAAGGGCTGTTTTTCTTCTTCGAGGCTGGGCGCCGGACCTCAAGAGCAGGAGCAGTCCTTCGACAAGCTCAGGAGGTCGGTGTTCTGACTACAGATAGGCACCGTAGCCGGCGGCATAGTCGGCGAACAGCCGCTCCAGCGCTTCGGGCGTCAGGCCGAACTGGTCGAGCGAATAGCGGTGCGTGCCGTGCTTGGTGCGCGGGCGGCCGTTGAGGTAGCCGAGCATCGCGTCTCCCGCCGCAGCGGTGAACGACAGTCCGCAGTGGGCATAGATCGCCGCCAGGGTCGCTTCGGGCTCGGCCATGAAGCGGTTGAACGCCACGTCGTGGAAACGCGCCTGCTCTGCCGGATGCTGCTCGCGGAAGCGGACCGCACGCATCACCAGTTCGGCGGCATAGGCGGCATCATCGGGCGCCTGCTGCTCGGGATGCACCTCGTCCGACCAGCCCTTGCGCAAAGTCGCGCAGAGGCTGGCGAAGGAGCCGACGACGTTCACCGGCTCGCGGTGCGTCTGGAGTAGGATCGCGTCGGGATAGGCCTCGATCAACGCGGCGGTGTAAAGCGAATGCATCGGCGCCTTGAGCACCCAGAGCGTGCCCGGCGTCCGCGCCTGCAGGAAGCGCACCGCGCGCCGGTGCCAGCGATAGGTCTCGCGCGCATCGTGCGAGAGCATGAACCGGCGATAGGTCGGCGCCCAGGCCAGCGTCGAGAACTGCGGCGTGACGAGGTCGAGCATGGTCAGTGCGACGCATTCCATCGGGATATGCGGGTTCTCGTAGTGGA
The window above is part of the Novosphingobium sp. G106 genome. Proteins encoded here:
- a CDS encoding sulfotransferase, which translates into the protein MTDQPEFSEKALLDAAARKAGSDDFGSDSYRTALAPLLHSVEHEMQLTARGRGEVWNRVVDALANRAVLVAWEKANPELAAAPVQAPIVILGLPRTGSSILHETLASAPGMRTPLIWEVKDYSLVHEVQDAHADARIQEIEAAIARKNEAVPGYAAIHYENPHIPMECVALTMLDLVTPQFSTLAWAPTYRRFMLSHDARETYRWHRRAVRFLQARTPGTLWVLKAPMHSLYTAALIEAYPDAILLQTHREPVNVVGSFASLCATLRKGWSDEVHPEQQAPDDAAYAAELVMRAVRFREQHPAEQARFHDVAFNRFMAEPEATLAAIYAHCGLSFTAAAGDAMLGYLNGRPRTKHGTHRYSLDQFGLTPEALERLFADYAAGYGAYL